In the genome of Leeuwenhoekiella sp. MAR_2009_132, one region contains:
- a CDS encoding putative porin yields the protein MTQIFLMRNSLLFLIGLVFGSTLFAQVDEPRGLQSDGESQSGSIRPKAKKEQERPPIDLYKMFTVENDTTIVDTSLTIQKLYKYNYLRKDNFDLLPFSNEGQTYNTLLYDFSSQRIRPLFGARARHFNYMEVEDMLYFEVPTPLSEIYYKSVFEQGQNLDAFFTMNTSRRFNFSIAYKGLRSLGKYQHILTSTGNFRFTTNYKSKNNRYELKAHYVAQDLLNQENGGLTDQALMNFAGNDSQFQDRSRLSVNFENAESILDGQRIYINHKYDLIPQSDSISNNRIEVGHIFNYDDKYYEYRQTAPSSLFGNSFVTTNLRDKVDITDLNNQLWVKYTNNILGSITFQVNHTYYKYGYNSVLIQENNRIPNVLNGNLIAAGASYKKAYRGFQLKGEAQANISGEFDGYDLKAEASYQINDDAFFSGGIHLNAAAANYNHLLYQSSYENYNWYNAENYDTVKTNSLDFSIKSNKWLNASASLVNIKDYAYFAIDPATSLINSFQTNDNITYLKLKASKEFRLGKFALDNTVAYQTVSSGNTFLNVPEITTRNTLYYTDNWFKKALFVQTGVSLNYFTEYAMNGYDPVLAEFYVQNDQELGSFPLIDLFFNMKVRQTRIFFIAEHINSLASNNNYYSAPGYPYRDFTLRFGLVWNFFL from the coding sequence TTGACACAAATATTTTTGATGCGTAATAGCTTACTTTTTTTGATAGGTTTAGTTTTTGGGAGTACACTTTTTGCTCAGGTAGATGAACCAAGAGGTTTACAGTCTGATGGAGAATCACAAAGTGGCTCGATAAGGCCTAAGGCTAAAAAAGAACAAGAGCGGCCGCCTATAGATTTGTATAAAATGTTTACAGTAGAAAACGATACAACAATCGTTGATACCTCATTAACCATTCAAAAACTCTATAAATACAACTATCTAAGAAAAGATAATTTTGATTTATTACCCTTTTCAAACGAAGGTCAAACCTATAACACCCTTTTATACGATTTTTCTTCTCAACGCATAAGGCCATTATTTGGAGCTAGAGCGCGACACTTTAATTATATGGAGGTAGAGGATATGTTGTATTTTGAGGTTCCTACGCCCTTGTCTGAGATCTATTATAAAAGTGTATTTGAACAAGGGCAAAACTTAGATGCTTTCTTTACGATGAATACCTCGCGTAGATTTAATTTCTCAATTGCTTATAAAGGGTTGCGTAGTTTGGGTAAGTACCAGCATATATTAACAAGTACCGGTAATTTTAGGTTTACAACAAACTATAAGTCTAAAAATAACAGGTATGAATTAAAGGCTCACTATGTTGCTCAAGATTTACTTAATCAAGAAAATGGCGGACTTACAGATCAGGCTTTAATGAATTTTGCAGGCAATGATAGCCAGTTTCAAGACAGGTCTAGATTAAGTGTAAACTTTGAAAATGCAGAAAGTATTCTAGATGGTCAGCGTATTTACATAAACCATAAATACGATTTAATTCCGCAAAGCGATAGTATTTCTAACAATAGAATTGAAGTGGGGCATATATTTAACTACGATGATAAATATTATGAGTATAGGCAGACTGCTCCTTCGTCATTGTTTGGTAATTCATTTGTAACCACAAATCTTAGAGATAAGGTAGATATTACAGATTTAAATAATCAACTCTGGGTAAAGTATACTAATAATATTTTGGGTAGTATTACTTTTCAGGTTAATCACACCTATTATAAGTATGGTTATAACTCTGTGCTTATTCAAGAAAATAATAGAATCCCTAATGTATTAAATGGCAATTTAATTGCTGCTGGAGCGAGTTATAAAAAAGCATACAGAGGTTTTCAGCTAAAAGGAGAAGCACAAGCAAATATTTCGGGTGAATTTGATGGATATGATTTAAAAGCCGAAGCGAGTTATCAAATTAATGATGATGCATTTTTTTCAGGAGGTATACATTTAAATGCCGCAGCAGCTAATTATAATCATTTATTATATCAGAGTAGTTACGAAAATTACAATTGGTACAACGCCGAAAACTATGACACCGTAAAGACGAACTCTTTAGATTTTAGTATAAAATCTAATAAATGGCTTAATGCTTCTGCCAGTTTGGTTAATATTAAAGATTACGCATATTTTGCTATAGATCCTGCAACCTCGCTTATAAACTCATTTCAGACAAATGATAACATTACTTATTTGAAGTTAAAGGCAAGTAAAGAATTTAGGCTTGGCAAATTTGCTTTAGATAATACCGTTGCATATCAAACAGTAAGTTCAGGTAATACTTTTCTCAATGTTCCGGAGATTACAACTCGTAATACGCTTTATTATACAGATAACTGGTTTAAAAAAGCTCTGTTCGTTCAAACGGGAGTGAGTCTTAATTATTTTACTGAATATGCTATGAATGGTTATGATCCTGTTTTAGCAGAATTCTATGTTCAGAATGACCAAGAATTAGGAAGCTTTCCGTTGATAGACTTATTCTTTAATATGAAAGTTCGTCAGACCCGTATATTCTTTATAGCAGAACACATCAATTCATTAGCATCTAATAATAATTACTACAGTGCTCCGGGTTACCCTTACAGAGATTTTACACTACGATTTGGTTTAGTGTGGAATTTCTTTCTATAG
- a CDS encoding RagB/SusD family nutrient uptake outer membrane protein: MKALRKIIYAGALLSLASCSDDFLEVNPTEVLTDAQVAAAAEINEEVAKGTLLGIYENMYRFGSGGTNAQEDFGVTAQFMQMDILSADMAHLGKSYNRQVNISELTATLDPDNDVNYRAWRFLYRIINLSNLVIDGSGGNDVVPETETGRYTIGQAKALRAYAYFFLIHAYVNDISDLSKPVLPLYKSAAELDQPKSPLQDVFDLVISDLLDAETLLEGFVREEKIEINQDIVRGLLAKTYGALNNWPKTEEYAKKVIDAGYPIMTADEVALLPDEDGSVGGFNDVNTIPGIMWGINITGEGQGLASLLSWWGFMDAYSYSYAAVGNPKGMDSGLYSNFRPDDIRKYQFNSSLRPLGKFYYKGAQNNGFRAFSGPQSNIDSDSHYMRIAEFYLLHAEAAAENGNNGAARTSLKALLDLRLDDSSYIDGLAGKALAEEAALQARLELWGEGQSYFIMKRRRETRTRGSNWLDFAGQSFSHNDEELTYEIPQNEILFNSNLDGQN, encoded by the coding sequence ATGAAAGCTTTAAGAAAAATAATTTATGCAGGGGCTTTGCTATCTCTTGCATCATGTAGCGATGACTTTTTAGAGGTCAATCCTACTGAGGTTTTAACTGATGCTCAAGTAGCAGCAGCTGCTGAAATAAATGAGGAGGTAGCTAAAGGTACTTTACTTGGTATTTATGAAAATATGTATCGTTTTGGTAGTGGAGGCACAAATGCTCAAGAGGATTTTGGAGTGACCGCGCAATTTATGCAGATGGATATATTATCTGCAGATATGGCTCATTTAGGGAAGAGTTACAATCGACAGGTAAACATTTCTGAATTAACTGCAACTTTAGATCCAGACAATGATGTGAATTATCGTGCTTGGAGATTCCTATACAGAATCATAAATTTATCTAATTTGGTTATAGATGGTTCAGGAGGCAACGATGTCGTTCCTGAAACAGAAACTGGAAGATATACTATTGGTCAGGCTAAAGCTTTGAGAGCTTATGCGTATTTTTTCTTAATTCACGCTTATGTGAATGATATTTCAGATTTGTCAAAACCTGTATTACCCCTTTATAAAAGTGCTGCAGAACTCGATCAACCTAAGAGTCCTTTACAGGATGTTTTTGATCTTGTAATTAGCGATTTGCTAGATGCAGAAACACTATTAGAGGGTTTTGTCAGAGAAGAAAAAATTGAGATTAATCAGGATATTGTTAGAGGCTTATTAGCTAAAACATATGGAGCTTTAAATAATTGGCCTAAAACTGAAGAGTATGCTAAAAAAGTTATCGATGCGGGTTATCCAATTATGACTGCAGATGAAGTAGCATTATTGCCAGATGAAGATGGAAGCGTTGGAGGTTTTAATGATGTCAATACAATTCCCGGTATAATGTGGGGAATAAATATTACTGGTGAAGGCCAAGGATTAGCATCTTTACTATCGTGGTGGGGCTTTATGGATGCGTATAGTTATAGCTATGCTGCTGTAGGAAACCCTAAAGGTATGGATAGTGGTCTTTATAGTAATTTTAGACCTGATGATATTAGAAAGTATCAATTTAACTCTAGTTTAAGGCCTTTAGGGAAGTTTTATTATAAAGGAGCTCAAAATAATGGTTTCAGAGCATTTTCGGGTCCTCAATCTAATATAGATTCAGATTCTCATTATATGAGAATTGCAGAATTTTATTTATTACATGCTGAGGCAGCAGCTGAAAATGGAAATAATGGAGCTGCTAGAACTAGTTTAAAGGCTTTATTAGATTTAAGATTAGATGACAGTTCATATATTGATGGTCTGGCAGGAAAAGCCTTAGCTGAAGAGGCAGCTTTGCAAGCTAGATTAGAATTATGGGGAGAAGGTCAATCATATTTTATTATGAAAAGAAGACGTGAGACTAGAACTCGAGGATCAAATTGGTTAGATTTTGCAGGCCAGTCGTTTAGCCATAATGATGAAGAGTTAACTTACGAAATACCTCAAAATGAAATTTTATTTAATTCAAATTTAGATGGGCAGAATTAA
- a CDS encoding SusC/RagA family TonB-linked outer membrane protein, with the protein MKSKITWCFALCLLFITQLTFAQQKTITGTVTDQSNIPLPGVNVVISGTNTGTQTDFDGKYSIVADQGNTLVFSYVGFQETSVKVGSSSTINTSMVAGEELDEVVVTGFGNVSKSSFTGSAKVVEGEELSKKSFANVSQALAGEAAGVAVFNTTGQPGSVSTIRIRGFGSINGSQAPLYVVDDAPFGGSLNDINPNDIKSVTVLKDASATSLYGARGANGVIVITTKKGEGRNNLNVSVKTGTNYQGIKRYETIRSPEEYIGISWEGIYQRGLLENDGDRTAAIDYANSNLFEGANADVSDISPVYNMWNISDSGAAGVSQLIDPNTATVRPGVSRRYTPENWADFAFQSSNRTEANVSLSNSGEKSSVYASFGYIDDIGFANNTDYKRLNGRVTATNNVLDIINSTTTINYAQSETNNNGTSEDSGSQFWWIDNLPTIYPLYRRDAAGNRIPDPIYGGSLFDYGLEDGRGFGFATNGVADSEINISTAKANAVNFNNDLKIDIVDGLTFENNFGYQYFMSEDIDLNERFYSPAKGEGGRVSRGRSETKNYTLRTGLRYTKNFGDLNLSAFVSHVATEYEFNYLFASRSNLVTSFGTDISNGVVNNPGDGFTRNEKTESYIANVTLDFGNKYYLNGTFNRDASSRFVNEKWGNFYAIGGAWILSKENFLQNSDAIDFLKLKASYGVIGNSDTNGSYGGLYPGYNIYSINNLNNNISLAFAVKGNADLTWESSNQFNTGLEFELFDFVDASVEYYRKTTTDMFFTRNVGPSNGFATLQVNDGEMLNSGVEFDLDFKLVKSPKFSLNIGINGQLLNNELVALPIDPTTGQEQRFDQSGSYGRTAGRSLYDWYMPVYAGVNSENGAAQWERYFDDVDNNGEFGTGDVIITSLTGYQNDNPDATIVQDITEVYAEAADRFVDKTAIPDISGAFRLNASFGSFTLSALFNYSLGGWSYDGAYANLMDNDYAGTNNFSTDIRNRWMAPGDVTNIPRQDARFQIQQNATSTRFLTKSDFLALNNIRLGFDMPATFVEKMGLDNLNLFITGDNLALWSQRTGFNPSTSITGNSSIYTYSPLSTIVFGVNLTL; encoded by the coding sequence ATGAAATCAAAAATTACATGGTGCTTTGCGCTTTGTTTGCTGTTTATAACGCAGCTAACATTCGCTCAGCAAAAAACAATTACGGGTACCGTAACTGATCAAAGCAACATTCCGCTACCTGGAGTGAATGTTGTTATAAGTGGTACAAATACCGGTACTCAAACAGATTTTGACGGGAAATATTCAATTGTTGCCGATCAAGGTAATACTTTAGTTTTTTCTTATGTAGGTTTTCAAGAAACCTCTGTTAAAGTTGGATCATCTTCAACCATAAATACTAGTATGGTTGCAGGAGAAGAATTAGATGAAGTTGTAGTTACAGGTTTTGGAAATGTATCTAAATCTTCATTTACAGGCTCTGCTAAAGTAGTTGAAGGCGAAGAGCTTTCTAAAAAATCATTTGCAAACGTATCACAAGCCTTAGCTGGAGAAGCTGCTGGTGTAGCTGTTTTTAATACTACAGGACAGCCAGGTAGTGTGTCAACTATTCGTATTAGAGGATTTGGGTCTATAAATGGAAGTCAGGCACCTTTGTACGTTGTAGATGATGCTCCTTTTGGAGGTAGTCTAAATGATATAAACCCTAATGACATTAAATCTGTTACTGTTTTAAAAGATGCCTCTGCAACTTCATTGTATGGAGCAAGAGGTGCTAACGGAGTTATCGTTATAACCACTAAAAAAGGTGAAGGGCGCAATAATTTAAATGTTTCTGTTAAAACAGGGACAAATTATCAAGGTATTAAGCGTTATGAAACCATAAGATCTCCTGAAGAGTATATCGGTATTTCATGGGAAGGTATATATCAAAGAGGTTTGCTAGAAAATGATGGAGATCGAACTGCTGCCATTGATTATGCGAATTCAAACTTATTTGAGGGAGCTAATGCAGATGTTTCTGATATATCTCCAGTTTATAATATGTGGAACATTAGTGACAGCGGAGCTGCTGGAGTATCGCAATTAATTGATCCTAATACAGCAACTGTTAGACCGGGTGTTTCAAGAAGATATACTCCTGAAAACTGGGCAGATTTTGCGTTTCAGAGTTCAAACAGGACAGAAGCTAACGTATCATTGTCAAATAGTGGAGAAAAATCTTCAGTATATGCGTCTTTTGGTTATATTGATGATATAGGTTTTGCAAATAACACGGATTACAAAAGACTTAACGGACGTGTTACAGCAACAAATAATGTTTTAGATATTATTAACTCTACAACTACAATAAATTACGCTCAAAGCGAGACAAATAATAATGGAACAAGCGAGGATTCAGGTTCTCAGTTTTGGTGGATAGATAATTTACCAACAATTTATCCCCTTTATAGAAGAGACGCTGCGGGTAACAGGATACCAGATCCTATTTATGGGGGTTCTCTTTTTGACTATGGTTTAGAAGACGGTCGCGGATTCGGATTTGCAACAAATGGTGTTGCTGATTCTGAAATTAATATAAGTACGGCCAAAGCAAACGCAGTTAACTTTAATAATGATCTTAAAATTGATATAGTTGACGGTTTAACTTTTGAGAATAATTTTGGGTATCAGTATTTTATGAGTGAAGATATTGATCTAAATGAACGTTTTTATAGTCCCGCTAAAGGAGAAGGTGGTAGAGTTTCAAGAGGTCGTTCTGAAACAAAAAACTATACGCTAAGAACAGGTTTGAGATATACTAAGAATTTTGGAGATTTAAATTTATCAGCTTTTGTATCGCACGTTGCTACAGAGTATGAGTTTAACTATTTATTTGCAAGTCGTTCAAACTTAGTAACATCTTTTGGGACAGATATAAGTAATGGTGTTGTAAACAATCCTGGAGATGGTTTTACAAGAAATGAAAAAACTGAAAGTTATATAGCGAATGTTACCTTAGATTTTGGAAACAAATATTACCTAAATGGAACCTTCAATAGAGATGCATCTTCAAGATTCGTAAATGAAAAATGGGGTAATTTTTATGCAATAGGAGGTGCTTGGATACTGTCTAAAGAGAATTTTCTTCAAAATTCTGATGCTATAGATTTTCTTAAGTTAAAAGCTAGTTATGGAGTGATTGGTAATTCTGATACTAATGGTTCTTACGGAGGTCTTTATCCTGGTTATAATATTTATTCTATCAATAACCTTAACAATAACATTTCTTTGGCATTTGCTGTAAAAGGTAATGCAGATCTTACTTGGGAAAGTTCTAATCAATTTAATACAGGTTTAGAATTTGAACTTTTTGATTTTGTTGATGCTTCTGTCGAATACTACAGAAAAACGACCACAGATATGTTCTTTACTAGAAATGTGGGGCCATCAAACGGTTTTGCAACTCTTCAGGTTAATGACGGTGAAATGCTAAACTCTGGGGTTGAATTTGATTTAGATTTTAAATTAGTAAAAAGTCCAAAGTTTAGTTTAAATATCGGAATAAATGGGCAGTTGCTTAATAACGAATTAGTTGCATTACCAATAGATCCAACGACAGGTCAAGAACAGCGATTTGATCAATCAGGAAGCTATGGTCGTACTGCTGGACGTTCTTTATATGATTGGTATATGCCAGTTTATGCAGGTGTAAATTCAGAAAATGGGGCGGCTCAATGGGAGCGTTATTTTGATGATGTTGATAATAATGGCGAATTCGGAACTGGTGATGTGATAATAACAAGCCTTACAGGTTACCAGAACGATAATCCTGACGCAACTATTGTACAGGATATAACTGAGGTTTATGCAGAAGCTGCAGATAGATTTGTTGATAAAACTGCTATACCTGATATTAGTGGTGCTTTTAGATTAAATGCAAGTTTTGGTAGTTTTACCTTAAGCGCATTGTTTAACTATTCTTTAGGTGGTTGGTCATATGATGGCGCTTATGCAAATCTTATGGACAATGATTATGCAGGTACAAATAATTTTAGTACAGATATTAGGAACCGTTGGATGGCTCCAGGTGATGTTACTAACATACCTCGACAAGATGCAAGATTCCAAATTCAACAGAATGCTACTTCAACTCGCTTCTTAACTAAATCTGATTTCTTAGCGCTAAATAACATTCGTTTAGGCTTTGACATGCCAGCTACTTTTGTTGAAAAAATGGGACTTGATAATTTGAACCTATTTATTACTGGCGATAACCTAGCACTTTGGTCTCAAAGAACAGGTTTTAATCCTTCAACTTCGATAACAGGTAACTCTAGTATTTATACTTACAGTCCACTGTCTACGATTGTTTTTGGTGTTAATTTAACTTTATAA
- a CDS encoding ribonuclease HII, with protein sequence MPLKLFSQTNLIECGTDEAGRGCLSGPVTAAAVILPADFKNKLLNDSKLLSHSSRERLRILIEEQALAYAIAHVYPKEIDEINILNASIKAMHLAIADLNITPQHIIVDGNRFKEYKGCSHNCIIKGDSKYLSIAAASILAKTERDRYMTNLHELHPQYNWAKNKGYPTKEHRAAIKEFGETVYHRKTFKLLPSVIL encoded by the coding sequence ATGCCATTAAAATTATTTTCACAAACCAACTTAATTGAATGTGGTACAGACGAAGCTGGAAGAGGGTGTCTTTCTGGACCGGTAACCGCAGCTGCAGTAATTTTACCTGCTGATTTTAAAAATAAATTACTTAATGACTCTAAATTACTCTCACATTCATCTCGTGAACGATTAAGAATTCTAATTGAAGAACAAGCTTTAGCGTATGCTATCGCACATGTATACCCTAAAGAGATTGATGAGATTAATATTTTAAATGCCAGTATAAAAGCGATGCACCTGGCGATTGCAGACTTAAATATCACCCCTCAACATATTATTGTAGATGGAAATAGATTTAAGGAGTATAAAGGTTGTTCTCATAATTGCATAATTAAGGGAGATAGCAAATACTTATCTATTGCTGCTGCCTCAATTTTAGCAAAAACTGAGCGGGATAGATATATGACCAATCTTCACGAATTACACCCTCAATACAATTGGGCTAAAAATAAGGGATACCCTACAAAAGAACATAGGGCGGCTATTAAAGAGTTTGGTGAAACCGTATATCATCGCAAAACATTTAAATTACTTCCCTCAGTAATTTTATAA
- the lipB gene encoding lipoyl(octanoyl) transferase LipB encodes MNKQIRLEDLGSRDYKEVWDYQERLFKEILDLKIRNRREDLTLTTPNYLLLVEHPHVYTLGKSGDISNLLISEEQLKAKNATFYKINRGGDITYHGPGQVVGYPILDLENFFTDIHKYLRFLEETIILTLAEYGIKSERSPGETGVWLDVGTPFARKICAMGVRASRWVTMHGFAFNVNANLGYFDNIIPCGIKEKAVTSLNVELGRAKVDEDEVKQKILKHFANLFEAEVLK; translated from the coding sequence ATGAATAAGCAAATACGACTAGAAGATTTAGGAAGTCGCGATTACAAGGAGGTTTGGGACTATCAGGAACGCCTATTTAAAGAGATTTTAGATCTTAAAATTAGAAATAGGAGAGAAGATTTAACGCTTACTACGCCTAACTATTTATTGTTAGTTGAGCATCCCCATGTTTATACTTTAGGTAAAAGCGGAGACATTAGTAACTTATTGATTTCTGAAGAACAATTAAAAGCAAAAAACGCTACGTTTTATAAGATTAATAGGGGAGGAGATATTACGTATCATGGTCCCGGACAAGTTGTGGGGTATCCTATCTTAGATTTGGAAAATTTTTTTACAGATATTCATAAATACTTAAGATTTCTGGAAGAGACCATAATTTTGACACTTGCCGAGTATGGTATCAAATCTGAACGGTCACCTGGTGAAACCGGAGTTTGGTTAGATGTAGGAACCCCATTTGCTCGTAAAATTTGTGCAATGGGCGTGCGTGCGAGCAGATGGGTCACTATGCACGGCTTTGCATTTAATGTAAATGCTAACCTGGGTTATTTTGATAATATTATTCCCTGTGGAATAAAAGAAAAGGCAGTTACTTCTCTAAATGTTGAATTAGGCAGAGCCAAAGTTGACGAAGATGAGGTAAAGCAAAAAATTTTAAAGCACTTCGCAAATTTATTTGAAGCAGAAGTTTTAAAGTAG
- a CDS encoding YqaE/Pmp3 family membrane protein, whose product MSFLRALVAIFLPPLAVLDKGCGSILIVGLLTLCGWIPGIIAALIIVNRKY is encoded by the coding sequence ATGAGTTTTTTAAGAGCACTGGTTGCAATATTTTTACCGCCACTCGCGGTACTAGATAAAGGTTGTGGTTCTATATTAATTGTAGGTTTACTTACACTGTGCGGCTGGATACCAGGAATAATTGCAGCATTAATTATTGTGAACAGAAAATATTAA
- the lysS gene encoding lysine--tRNA ligase, which yields MQLSEQEIIRREKLGKLRALGINPYPADLYPVDHTSKQIKSDFTEGKQVIIAGRLMVHNIQGKASFAQLQDSEGRIQLYFNRDEICPGEDKSLYNDVFKKLLDLGDFIGVEGTLFTTQVGEKTVMVKDFKLLSKALKPLPIPKQKDGKTYDAFTDPEMRYRQRYADLAVNPKVKEVFIKRTKLFTAMRDFFNDKGYFEVETPVLQSIPGGAAARPFVTHHNALDIPLYLRIANELYLKRLIVGGFDGVYEFSKNFRNEGMDRTHNPEFTAMEIYVAYKDYNWMMKFTENLLEHCALAVNGTTEANFGNHHVDFKAPYKRITMTDAIKQFTGFDITGKSEDELRSAALEMGIEVDNTMGKGKLIDEIFGEKCEGNFIQPTFITDYPKEMSPLCKEHRENPELTERFELMVCGKEIANAYSELNDPIDQRERFEEQLRLAAKGDDEATEFIDNDFLRALEYGMPPTSGLGIGMDRLIMFLTNNQSIQEVLFFPQMKTERKKVDLSEDEKVIFNILKKEKNLPLEELKTASDLSNKKWDKGIKGLTRQKLAKVEKEGETLTVSIID from the coding sequence ATGCAACTTTCAGAACAGGAAATTATTAGACGCGAAAAGCTAGGTAAATTAAGAGCGTTAGGGATTAACCCGTACCCGGCAGATTTATACCCCGTAGACCATACTTCAAAACAGATTAAATCTGATTTTACCGAAGGCAAACAGGTGATCATTGCCGGTCGTCTAATGGTTCATAATATACAAGGAAAGGCATCTTTTGCGCAATTACAAGATAGCGAAGGTCGCATACAATTGTATTTTAACAGAGATGAAATTTGCCCGGGTGAAGACAAATCACTTTATAATGATGTTTTTAAGAAATTACTTGACTTAGGTGACTTCATAGGTGTTGAAGGAACGCTGTTTACAACACAGGTGGGTGAGAAAACTGTAATGGTTAAAGATTTTAAACTGTTGAGTAAAGCTTTAAAGCCATTACCTATCCCCAAACAAAAGGATGGTAAAACCTATGATGCGTTTACAGATCCAGAAATGAGATACCGCCAGCGCTATGCTGATCTTGCTGTAAACCCAAAGGTTAAAGAGGTTTTCATTAAACGCACCAAGTTATTTACAGCTATGCGTGATTTCTTTAACGATAAAGGTTACTTTGAAGTTGAGACTCCCGTATTACAATCTATACCTGGTGGTGCAGCAGCGAGACCATTTGTTACGCATCATAATGCCTTAGATATTCCTCTATATTTAAGAATTGCTAACGAACTTTATTTAAAACGTCTCATTGTAGGCGGTTTTGATGGAGTTTATGAGTTTTCTAAAAACTTCAGAAATGAAGGTATGGATCGTACTCACAACCCAGAGTTTACCGCTATGGAAATTTATGTAGCCTACAAAGACTACAACTGGATGATGAAGTTTACAGAAAATCTACTAGAACATTGTGCTCTAGCTGTAAATGGTACTACAGAAGCTAACTTCGGAAACCACCACGTAGACTTTAAAGCTCCCTACAAACGCATCACTATGACAGATGCTATAAAACAGTTTACCGGTTTTGATATTACCGGTAAATCTGAAGATGAGCTGCGTAGTGCAGCCCTAGAGATGGGTATTGAGGTAGATAACACAATGGGCAAAGGAAAACTTATAGATGAGATTTTTGGAGAAAAATGCGAGGGCAACTTTATACAGCCTACATTTATCACAGACTACCCTAAAGAAATGAGTCCGCTTTGTAAAGAGCATCGCGAAAACCCAGAGCTTACCGAACGTTTTGAACTTATGGTTTGCGGTAAAGAAATCGCAAATGCGTATTCAGAATTAAATGACCCTATAGATCAACGTGAACGTTTTGAAGAACAATTAAGGCTTGCTGCTAAAGGAGATGACGAGGCTACTGAATTTATTGACAATGACTTTTTAAGAGCATTAGAATATGGTATGCCACCTACTTCTGGTTTAGGTATAGGTATGGATCGATTGATTATGTTTTTAACAAACAATCAATCGATACAAGAAGTTTTATTCTTCCCGCAGATGAAAACTGAGCGTAAAAAAGTAGATTTATCTGAAGACGAAAAAGTAATCTTCAATATTCTAAAAAAAGAAAAAAATCTTCCGTTAGAGGAATTAAAAACAGCAAGTGACTTAAGTAATAAGAAATGGGATAAGGGTATAAAAGGTCTTACCAGACAAAAACTTGCAAAAGTTGAAAAAGAAGGAGAAACATTAACCGTTTCTATAATAGATTAA